A window from Podospora bellae-mahoneyi strain CBS 112042 chromosome 1 map unlocalized CBS112042p_1, whole genome shotgun sequence encodes these proteins:
- the SCH9 gene encoding Serine/threonine-protein kinase (EggNog:ENOG503NUBB; COG:T): MEGINQRSRSVAAAEEDGAADQIGYESPRSGIATPQPDLQDRRLPGIMSYFNQSGANTPTRALSSTQHSRSSDGHDSNSRHNGESIDRTATNTPTPQGARVPAPRGKLAVKISEARGLKRCQNPYVVVVFQRSELISAGPRPSEMDDDAAIAAVAMGGVPIQRTGSDSGRPMAIPMRSRQSSNTSLSDFNTFRNRTSGSRRSLTNPKWDAEAIFDVIDSDMLVDISVYGQGQNGEEFLGHVDFEAKSSEREGPVRGWFPLKGHADTMAENAPTGEIYVEAFYQRAEPKHYGPEDFQILRLIGKGTFGQVYQVRKKDTKRIYAMKVLSKKVIVQKKEVAHTVGERNILVRTAMADSPFIVGLKFSFQTPSDLYLVTDYMSGGELFWHLQKDGKFEEKRAKFYIAELILAIQHLHKNDIVYRDLKPENILLDANGHIALCDFGLSKANLTKNDTTNTFCGTTEYLAPEVLLDETGYTKMVDFWSLGVLVFEMCCGWSPFYAEETQQMYKNIAFGKVRFPRDTLSLEGRNFVKGLLNRNPKHRLGATDDAEELKRHAFFADIDWDALSKKLITPPFKPQLKNDTDVSYFDPEFTNALNTNGSLNERAAALAKGYATSTPLSPSVQANFQGFTFVDESALDDHMGNRYSKYEDEDMDDDHHRRRDDDWDDMRDVDPRNSNRMSGIVRTNTHDEQMFGASNFDM, translated from the exons ATGGAAGGTATTAACCAGCGCAGCAGGTCTGTCGCGGCAGCGGAAGAGGACGGTGCGGCGGATCAGATTGGTTACGAATCGCCGCGCTCTGGCATTGCGACTCCGCAGCCAGACCTTCAAGATCGACGGCTGCCGGGCATCATGAGCTACTTCAACCAG AGCGGTGCCAACACCCCAACTCGTGCACTCTCATCTACCCAACATTCGCGCTCCAGCGATGGGCATGACAGTAACTCTAGGCACAACGGCGAGAGCATTGATCGGACTGCGACCAACACACCAACACCTCAGGGCGCCCGAGTACCAGCCCCAAGAGGAAAATTGGCCGTCAAGATTTCCGAAGCCAGAGGGCTAAAGCGATGTCAAAACCCTTatgtcgttgttgttttcCAGCGAAGCGAGCTCATCTCGGCCGGCCCTCGACCTTCGGAGATGGACGACGATGCCGCCATTGCCGCTGTGGCCATGGGCGGAGTGCCGATTCAGCGCACAGGGAGCGATTCTGGCAGGCCAATGGCGATTCCAATGCGAAGCAGACagagcagcaacaccagtcTTTCCGATTTCAACACTTTCCGCAACCGCACCTCTGGGTCGCGGCGGTCCTTGACCAACCCAAAGTGGGACGCGGAAGCCATCTT CGATGTTATTGACTCGGACATGCTTGTGGATATTTCGGTTTACGGGCAAGGACAAAATGGGGAGGAGTTCTTGGGTCATGTCGATTTCGAGGCCAAGTCGTCTGAGAGGGAGGGACCGGTCCGTGGTTGGTTCCCACTGAAAGGACATGCCGACACAATGGCCGAAAATGCGCCGACGGGCGAGATTTACGTCGAGGCGTTTTACCAGCGAGCGGAGCCGAAGCATTATGGACCCGAAGACTTTCAGATTTTGCGACTTATTGGCAAGGGCACGTTCGGTCAGGTATATCAGGTTCGCAAGAAGGACACTAAGCGCATTTACGCCATGAAGGTCTTGTCGAAGAAGGTGATTGTgcagaagaaggaggtggcACATACTGTTGGCGAGCGCAACATTCTGGTACGGACAGCGATGGCCGATTCCCCATTTATTGTGGGCCTCAAGTTCTCCTTCCAGACTCCTTCTGATCTCTACCTGGTCACGGATTACATGTCGGGTGGAGAGCTCTTTTGGCATTTGCAAAAGGATGGCAAGTTTGAGGAGAAGCGCGCCAAGTTCTACATTGCGGAGCTGATTCTCGCGATTCAACATCTCCATAAGAACGACATTGTTTATCGCGATTTGAAGCCCGAGAACATTTTGCTGGATGCGAACGGCCACATTGCGCTCTGCGATTTCGGTCTTTCCAaggccaacctcaccaagaacgacaccaccaacacatTCTGCGGCACAACGGAATATCTCGCCCCAGAAGTGCTCTTGGACGAGACGGGTTACACCAAGATGGTTGACTTCTGGTCTTTGGGCGTCCTGGTTTTCGAAATGTGTTGTGGGTGGAGCCCATTCTACGCCGAGGAGACGCAACAAATGTACAAGAACATTGCTTTTGGCAAGGTTCGATTCCCTCGGGATACTTTGTCGTTGGAAGGCCGGAATTTTGTCAAGGGGCTGCTGAACCGCAACCCGAAGCATCGTCTCGGTGCGACTGACGATGCCGAAGAGCTGAAGAGACACGCGTTCTTTGCCGACATTGACTGGGATGCTCTTTCTAAGAAGTTGATCACCCCTCCATTTAAGCCGCAACTCAAGAACGACACCGATGTCTCCTACTTCGATCCCGAGTTCACCAACgctctcaacaccaacgggTCACTCAACGAGCGGGCGGCCGCCCTGGCCAAGGGATACGCGACATCGACTCCCCTCTCACCATCAGTACAGGCCAATTTCCAGGGATTCACGTTTGTGGATGAGAGCGCGCTCGACGACCACATGGGGAACAGGTACAGCAAgtacgaggacgaggacatgGATGATGATCACCACcggaggagggatgatgaCTGGGACGACATGCGCGATGTCGATCCCCGGAATTCAAATCGCATGAGTGGAATCGTCAGGACCAACACTCACGATGAGCAGATGTTTGGTGCATCAAACTTCGACATGTAG
- the ATP14 gene encoding ATP synthase F0 subcomplex subunit H atp14 (EggNog:ENOG503P5GR; COG:S) codes for MFSRASTKAVSAVSRLAAGRTAVAVQARTFIAPTVARRADFVQELYLKELKAYKPTPVKDSDAVGQVATFNLPKTPKSPEEADLASSLKEYENMAVEVEGSEVDASGAQTTAVVEDWLVEEEEDDGAHH; via the exons ATGTTCTCCCGGGCTTCG ACCAAGGCCGTCTCGGCTGTGTCCAGACTTGCTGCTGGCCggactgctgttgctgtgcaGGCTAGGACTTTTATTGCTCCTACTGTTGCGAGGAGAG CCGACTTCGTCCAGGAGCTCTAcctcaaggagctcaaggccTACAAGCCCACCCCCGTCAAGGACTCGGACGCCGTCGGCCAGGTCGccaccttcaacctccccaagaCGCCCAAGTCGCCCGAGGAGGCCGACCTCGCCTCCAGCCTCAAGGAGTACGAGAACATGgctgtcgaggtcgagggctCCGAGGTTGATGCCAGCGGTGCTCAGACCACGGCTGTTGTGGAGGACTGgcttgttgaggaggaggaggatgatggtgctCACCACTAG
- a CDS encoding uncharacterized protein (COG:U; EggNog:ENOG503NU7I) has product MKRVGGKSLVASALLGASLVQADPQSICATENICYSIAVPTSSASSNSGNIYFQLKAPTSYSWVALGTGSQMAGASIFVMYQDGNGNVTISPRLGTAHSQPQWDQSSTAAQLTLLAGSGVAGGIMTANVACANCESWNGGDMSLQGTSVPWIAAWRSGSSLATTNKGATISQHGGSDHTGFNIDLTTATISSDSNPFLTSRDTGGGGGSGSGSGSPAGGNGITLARGNPNAAAILAAHGVIGALVMAVLYPLGSLLMPLLGRWYVHGAWQVITFALMWAAFGLGVQSAKDRNMLFTQTHTILGTVVVAFFGIQPALGYIHHRQYVQTQSRGAVSYVHIWLGRILMLLGIINGGLGLRLVGERQELVIAYGVVAGVIFLCYVLAKVFTVIGAQKAQGRSYKEDRVPGNMRRPYQESRRHGGRYA; this is encoded by the exons ATGAAGAGAGTTGGGGGCAAGTCGTTGGTGGCCTCGGCGTTGCTGG GTGCCAGCCTGGTACAAGCCGACCCTCAGAGCATTTGTGCCACCGAAAACATCTGCTACAGCATCGCCGttcccacctcctcggcaagctcaaATTCGGGCAACATCTACTTCCAGTTGAAGGCACCAACGTCGTACTCATGGGTGGCTCTGGGCACCGGCTCGCAGATGGCTGGCGCCAGCATCTTTGTCATGTACCAggacggcaacggcaacgtgACGATTTCGCCACGCCTGGGAACTGCCCACAGCCAGCCCCAGTGGGACCAGAGCAGCACAGCAGCGCAACTG ACGTTGCTCGCTGGAAgcggtgttgctggtggaaTCATGACGGCGAATGTTGCGTGTGCGAACTGCGAGTCCTGGAATGGGGGTGACATGTCTCTTCAGGGGACCAGCGTGCCTTGGATCGCAGCCTGGAGATCGGGATCTTCGTTGGCGACGACAAATAAGGGCGCCACCATCTCTCAGCACGGAGGTAGCGACCATACCGGGTTCAATATCGATTTGACTACGGCAACCATCAGCTCCGATAGTAATCCTTTCCTTACCTCCCGCGAcactggtggtggcggtggttcCGGTTCCGGTTCCGGTTCACCCGCAGGAGGCAATGGGATAACGCTGGCTAGAGGAAACCCCAATGCCGCCGCGATTCTCGCAGCTCACGGTGTTATCGGGGCTTTGGTTATGGCGGTGCTTTATCCTTTGGGCTCCCTTCTTATGCCGCTTCTTGGGAGATGGTATGTCCATGGAGCGTGGCAGGTGATCACTTTTGCTCTGATGTGGGCGGCTTTCGGTCTCGGTGTTCAGAGCGCCAAAGACCGGAATATG CTCTTCACACAAACGCACACGATTCTCGGTACCGTGGTTGTTGCCTTTTTTGGGATACAGCCTGCGCTCGGCTACATTCATCATCGTCAGTATGTTCAGACGCAGAGCCGCGGTGCCGTCAGTTACGTACACATCTGGCTCGGCCGGATCCTGATGCTGCTGGGCATCATCAACGGTGGGTTGGGCCTCCGGCTTGTCGGAGAGCGGCAAGAGCTCGTGATCGCCTACGGCGTGGTTGCCGGCGTTATATTCCTATGTTATGTTCTTGCCAAGGTGTTTACGGTTATTGGGGCTCAGAAGGCACAGGGGAGGAGCTATAAGGAAGATCGAGTCCCTGGCAACATGAGGAGGCCGTACCAAGAGTCGAGGCGGCATGGTGGGAGGTATGCTTAG